CGATCTGAGCCCGAACCGACTCGTTATCAGTATACAGCCGGAACTGGAGATCAGTTTGCTGTTCGAAAGTAAAGTGCCTGGTCTGAAGATGAAACTGAAGCCTGTGGAAATGGACTTCACTTACCAGGAATCTTATACAGAAACAATCCCTGAGGCATATGAAGCTTTATTGCTTGATGTGCTGGATGGTAACCCTACGCTGTTTATGCGTGCGGATCAGGTAGAGAATGCATGGAAAGCAGTGATGCCTATCCTCGATACCTGGCAGAAATACCCTGCCAAAGAACTTCACCTCTATAAGGCCGGTACCTGGGGCCCTTCAGCTGCTACTGAACTGTTGAAGCCCTATGCAAGGGATTGGTTCAGACTTTCTGCGAGAGAAGAGAGTTTGAAGTAAAGAATTAAGAATATAGAAAGAAGAATGAAGAATGCCAGCGGAGATAGTAAACGCGAATATCAATTTCGCTATTATCTCCGCTGGCATTCTTCATTCTTCTTTCTATATTCTTAATTCTATGGTGTGTAAGTCACCTTGCTTCCATACAGTATACTCGAAACTCCGGAGAAGTAAACGTGGCTATCTGTACTGGTGAGGTTGTACCAGAGGTAAACGCCATAGCCATTGTTTTTGGTTTGAGTGGCTAGCGAATTAGCGGTACTCTGACTGGTAGCCGTTATATCAACAGCAGCCGGGCCAAGGTTACTCTTGGGCAGCCCGGGTACGTTAGGTACAGAATAGGTGCCATAGTAAGCGTTCCAGCTGTAATTCACGAGGCCTCCGACAGTTTTACCGCCGTAGGAGAGATTTGAAGTAGCCGGACCGATATAATAGAAGGAAATAATCTTAGTAGGCATCAGTTTCCTAAGTTCATCCACGAGCATAACGAAGGAGCTGTCGTTGGGTTGTGGCGTGTTGTTAGTGCCATAGTCTGCATACTCATCATCAAAATCAATTCCGTCTAATCCATAAGTGGTAACAGCGTCGCTCAACTGTTGTGCAAAAGCGTGGGCGGCAGCTCTGCTGGTGAAATTACTGATACCTGCTCCCTGGTGGTTGCCGAGGATAGACAGCAGTACTTTCATGCCTTTATTTTGTAATGGTACGATCTGAGTGGCCTTATTGGTCAGCACATTGGTGACTTGTGAGTTGTTGGAAAGATAAGCCTGCTGCGTGGTGGTATTGTAATTGATGTTGCCAGCAAAGATGATA
The genomic region above belongs to Chitinophaga sp. 180180018-3 and contains:
- a CDS encoding endo-beta-N-acetylglucosaminidase H; this translates as MKKQLHRLWLLATGVTFFFVACNKDNATKLNPLNGGKPTEVTPAGAQTVTKTGGISVCYVEVNSNSLLNTGKYTLTTGGQQLFDIAIIFAGNINYNTTTQQAYLSNNSQVTNVLTNKATQIVPLQNKGMKVLLSILGNHQGAGISNFTSRAAAHAFAQQLSDAVTTYGLDGIDFDDEYADYGTNNTPQPNDSSFVMLVDELRKLMPTKIISFYYIGPATSNLSYGGKTVGGLVNYSWNAYYGTYSVPNVPGLPKSNLGPAAVDITATSQSTANSLATQTKNNGYGVYLWYNLTSTDSHVYFSGVSSILYGSKVTYTP